One genomic region from Bubalus bubalis isolate 160015118507 breed Murrah chromosome 24, NDDB_SH_1, whole genome shotgun sequence encodes:
- the THUMPD1 gene encoding THUMP domain-containing protein 1 isoform X1: MAARIQQSPQPGGGKRKGKAQYVQAKRARRWDGGGPRQLEPGIQGILITCNMNERKCVEEAYSLLNEYGDDMYGPEKQFADKDQQPSGSEGEDDDVEAALKKEVGDIKASTEMRLRRFQSVESGANNVVFIRTLGIEPEKLVHHILQDIYKTKKKKTRVILRMLPISGTCKAFLEDMKKYAETFLEPWFKAPNKGTFQIVYKSRNNSHMNREEVIKELAGIVGSLNSENKVDLTNPQYTVVVEIIKAVCCLSVVKDYMLFRKYNLQEVVKSAKDLSQLNPKQAAQTGNGKEAKLESGDKSSQSDPAEGKNNQQVVPENSEELGPTESISETHVVNEGVAKPELASQVTEGSESNANDL, from the exons ATGGCGGCCCGCATACAGCAGTCTCCTCAGCCTGGCGGCGGGAAGCGTAAAGGCAAGGCTCAGTATGTGCAGGCCAAGCGGGCTCGGCGCTGGGATGGCGGTGGGCCCCGCCAGCTGGAGCCCGGGATTCAGGGCATTCTCATCACCTGTAACATGAACGAGCGCAAGTGCGTGGAGGAGGCCTATAGCCTGCTCAACGAATACGGCGACGACATGTATGGACCAGAAAAG CAGTTTGCAGACAAGGATCAACAACCCTCTGGAAGTGAGGGAGAAGATGATGATGTGGAAGCTGCCTTGAAGAAAGAAGTTGGTGACATTAAGGCATCCACTGAGATGAGGCTAAGAAGATTCCAGTCAGTGGAGAGTGGAGCAAATAATGTAGTCTTCATCAGGACACTTGGGATAG aacctGAGAAATTGGTGCATCATATTCTCCAAGATATATACAAAACCAAGAAGAAGAAGACTCGGGTTATTCTACGAATGTTGCCCATCTCAGGCACATGCAAGGCTTTCTTAgaagatatgaaaaaatatgCAGAAACATTTTTGGAACCATGGTTTAAAGCTCcaaacaaaggaacatttcagaTTGTATACAAATCTCGGAATAACAGTCATATGAATAGAGAAGAAGTTATCAAAGAATTGGCAG GAATAGTAGGCAGCctcaattcagaaaataaagtggaTCTTACCAATCCACAGTACACAGTGGTAGTAGAAATCATTAAAGCTGTCTGTTGCCTGAGTGTTGTGAAAGATTACATGTTGTTCAGAAAATACAATCTCCAGGAGGTGGTCAAGAGTGCTAAGGACTTGTCACAGCTTAACCCAAAGCAGGCAGCACAAACAGGAAATGGGAAAGAAGCTAAATTGGAATCTGGTGACAAATCAAGTCAAAGTGACCCAGCAGAAGGGAAAAATAACCAACAAGTGGTACCAGAGAACAGTGAGGAGCTGGGTCCAACAGAATCAATATCTGAGACACATGTGGTGAATGAAGGGGTGGCTAAACCTGAACTTGCAAGTCAAGTCACAGAAGGATCTGAATCAAATGCAAATGATCTCTGA
- the THUMPD1 gene encoding THUMP domain-containing protein 1 isoform X2 encodes MAARIQQSPQPGGGKRKGKAQYVQAKRARRWDGGGPRQLEPGIQGILITCNMNERKCVEEAYSLLNEYGDDMYGPEKFADKDQQPSGSEGEDDDVEAALKKEVGDIKASTEMRLRRFQSVESGANNVVFIRTLGIEPEKLVHHILQDIYKTKKKKTRVILRMLPISGTCKAFLEDMKKYAETFLEPWFKAPNKGTFQIVYKSRNNSHMNREEVIKELAGIVGSLNSENKVDLTNPQYTVVVEIIKAVCCLSVVKDYMLFRKYNLQEVVKSAKDLSQLNPKQAAQTGNGKEAKLESGDKSSQSDPAEGKNNQQVVPENSEELGPTESISETHVVNEGVAKPELASQVTEGSESNANDL; translated from the exons ATGGCGGCCCGCATACAGCAGTCTCCTCAGCCTGGCGGCGGGAAGCGTAAAGGCAAGGCTCAGTATGTGCAGGCCAAGCGGGCTCGGCGCTGGGATGGCGGTGGGCCCCGCCAGCTGGAGCCCGGGATTCAGGGCATTCTCATCACCTGTAACATGAACGAGCGCAAGTGCGTGGAGGAGGCCTATAGCCTGCTCAACGAATACGGCGACGACATGTATGGACCAGAAAAG TTTGCAGACAAGGATCAACAACCCTCTGGAAGTGAGGGAGAAGATGATGATGTGGAAGCTGCCTTGAAGAAAGAAGTTGGTGACATTAAGGCATCCACTGAGATGAGGCTAAGAAGATTCCAGTCAGTGGAGAGTGGAGCAAATAATGTAGTCTTCATCAGGACACTTGGGATAG aacctGAGAAATTGGTGCATCATATTCTCCAAGATATATACAAAACCAAGAAGAAGAAGACTCGGGTTATTCTACGAATGTTGCCCATCTCAGGCACATGCAAGGCTTTCTTAgaagatatgaaaaaatatgCAGAAACATTTTTGGAACCATGGTTTAAAGCTCcaaacaaaggaacatttcagaTTGTATACAAATCTCGGAATAACAGTCATATGAATAGAGAAGAAGTTATCAAAGAATTGGCAG GAATAGTAGGCAGCctcaattcagaaaataaagtggaTCTTACCAATCCACAGTACACAGTGGTAGTAGAAATCATTAAAGCTGTCTGTTGCCTGAGTGTTGTGAAAGATTACATGTTGTTCAGAAAATACAATCTCCAGGAGGTGGTCAAGAGTGCTAAGGACTTGTCACAGCTTAACCCAAAGCAGGCAGCACAAACAGGAAATGGGAAAGAAGCTAAATTGGAATCTGGTGACAAATCAAGTCAAAGTGACCCAGCAGAAGGGAAAAATAACCAACAAGTGGTACCAGAGAACAGTGAGGAGCTGGGTCCAACAGAATCAATATCTGAGACACATGTGGTGAATGAAGGGGTGGCTAAACCTGAACTTGCAAGTCAAGTCACAGAAGGATCTGAATCAAATGCAAATGATCTCTGA